The following proteins are co-located in the Myxococcus fulvus genome:
- a CDS encoding CHASE2 domain-containing protein, translated as MAGETGRIIRQRWRDHWRLMLGIAALSTVLSALAWWGGWLDDLERGAYDQALTAFTDGRGLSPTVSVVVIDQGTLDGIRANERYTLNFGTWPYSRNLWARVVEQLEAEGARAIVFDAVMDERSSDASTDLAFAQVLRDTRIPFFLGVSTNANAHPLPRADFDAAPPTPLAPPPVPVATPEDAPSVGEETFPEDAGEAFTDTPDERVLPAVTAEEMARALAFPVKVQGHAPPLLEGREAAGEHQVPGDTDGTRAVRHPVPPIPVLVGAVDGFGLVDTETDPDGFMRRTRFAYSDGVNTYPTLPVRVAAGLFGAEKVELSDGLLKVGGRQYRVDADGGAAMDYGGGPLHERFRTVPLLDVLDGWVRRESGQPSGLPREVFRGKVVVIGGTALGLGDIKATSFLAEVPGVMKQASVLDTLLGDGRFITRTPLAVDLGLTLLVALVSVVLLMTTRWTPLEIAWPVVLPVGMYLVAGLVLSKGSHLLMALPSMAGLLAGVAAVAFNHLVANRETEFVRAAFSRFMEPKLVEQMIAERKLPKLDGENVEISAFFSDIRGFSTFSERFKEDPRSLVRILNTYLTRVSGVLLKEGACLDKYIGDAVVCLFGAPMRQDDHAVRACRGALAAKAEVDAMREEFRAKGLPDVYTRIGVNSAVNFVGNFGSEQLFSYTAIGDGMNLAARLEGANKAYGSVIMIGPRTYELAREHIEVRELDRVRVAGKTEAVTVYELLALKGGLDARKRTTVERYHAALALYREARFEEAASALERLAAEDMDDGPTKALLERCRKYAESPPPGFDGVASLDK; from the coding sequence GTGGCAGGCGAGACCGGGAGAATCATCCGTCAGCGTTGGCGTGACCACTGGCGGTTGATGCTGGGCATCGCGGCGCTGTCCACGGTGCTGTCCGCGCTGGCGTGGTGGGGCGGCTGGCTGGACGACCTGGAGCGCGGCGCGTACGACCAGGCGCTGACGGCGTTCACGGATGGACGAGGCTTGTCGCCCACCGTGTCGGTGGTGGTCATCGACCAGGGCACGCTGGACGGCATCCGCGCCAACGAGCGCTACACGCTCAACTTCGGCACGTGGCCCTACAGCCGCAACCTCTGGGCCCGCGTGGTGGAGCAGCTGGAGGCGGAGGGCGCGCGCGCCATCGTCTTCGACGCGGTGATGGACGAGCGCTCCTCCGACGCGTCCACGGACCTGGCCTTCGCCCAGGTGCTGCGCGACACGCGCATCCCGTTCTTCCTGGGCGTGTCCACCAACGCCAACGCGCACCCCCTGCCCCGCGCGGACTTCGACGCGGCGCCGCCGACCCCGCTCGCCCCGCCCCCCGTGCCCGTGGCAACACCCGAGGACGCTCCCTCGGTGGGCGAGGAGACCTTCCCGGAGGACGCGGGCGAGGCCTTCACCGACACGCCGGATGAGCGCGTGCTGCCCGCCGTCACGGCCGAGGAGATGGCGCGGGCACTCGCGTTCCCCGTGAAGGTCCAGGGCCACGCACCGCCGCTGCTGGAGGGACGCGAGGCGGCGGGTGAGCACCAGGTCCCTGGAGACACGGACGGGACGCGCGCCGTGCGCCATCCAGTGCCGCCGATTCCGGTGTTGGTGGGCGCGGTGGATGGCTTCGGATTGGTGGACACGGAGACGGACCCGGATGGGTTCATGCGCCGCACGCGCTTCGCGTACTCGGACGGCGTCAACACGTACCCGACGCTGCCGGTGCGCGTGGCCGCGGGGCTCTTCGGCGCCGAGAAGGTGGAGCTCTCCGACGGACTGCTGAAGGTGGGTGGACGTCAGTACCGCGTGGACGCGGATGGCGGCGCGGCGATGGACTACGGCGGAGGCCCGCTGCACGAGCGCTTCCGCACGGTGCCGCTGCTGGACGTGCTGGACGGCTGGGTGCGACGGGAGAGCGGCCAGCCCTCGGGGCTGCCGCGGGAGGTGTTCCGCGGCAAGGTGGTGGTCATCGGCGGCACGGCGCTGGGGCTGGGTGACATCAAGGCCACGTCGTTCCTGGCGGAGGTGCCCGGCGTCATGAAGCAGGCGTCGGTGCTGGACACGCTGCTGGGAGATGGCCGCTTCATCACGCGCACACCGCTGGCGGTGGACCTGGGGCTCACGCTGCTGGTGGCGCTGGTGTCGGTGGTGCTGCTGATGACGACGCGCTGGACGCCGCTGGAGATTGCGTGGCCGGTGGTGCTGCCCGTGGGCATGTACCTGGTCGCGGGACTGGTGTTGTCGAAGGGCTCGCATCTCTTGATGGCGCTGCCCTCCATGGCGGGGCTGCTCGCGGGCGTCGCGGCGGTGGCCTTCAACCACCTGGTGGCCAACCGCGAGACGGAGTTCGTGCGCGCGGCGTTCAGTCGCTTCATGGAGCCCAAGCTCGTGGAGCAGATGATTGCCGAGCGCAAGCTGCCGAAGCTCGACGGCGAGAACGTCGAAATCAGCGCGTTCTTCAGCGACATCCGCGGCTTCTCCACCTTCAGCGAGCGCTTCAAGGAGGACCCGCGCAGCCTGGTGCGCATCCTCAACACGTACCTGACGCGGGTGAGCGGCGTGCTGCTGAAGGAAGGCGCGTGCCTGGACAAGTACATCGGTGACGCGGTGGTGTGCCTGTTCGGCGCGCCCATGCGCCAGGACGACCACGCGGTGCGCGCGTGCCGGGGGGCGCTGGCGGCCAAGGCGGAGGTGGACGCGATGCGCGAGGAGTTCCGCGCCAAGGGGCTGCCGGACGTCTACACGCGCATCGGCGTGAACTCCGCGGTGAACTTCGTGGGCAACTTCGGCAGTGAGCAGCTCTTCAGCTACACGGCCATCGGCGACGGGATGAACCTGGCGGCGCGGCTGGAGGGCGCGAACAAGGCGTACGGCTCGGTCATCATGATTGGCCCGCGCACGTACGAGCTGGCGCGCGAGCACATCGAGGTGCGCGAGCTGGACCGCGTGCGGGTGGCCGGCAAGACGGAGGCCGTCACGGTGTACGAGCTGCTCGCGCTCAAGGGTGGGCTGGACGCGCGCAAGCGGACGACGGTGGAGCGCTACCACGCGGCGCTGGCGCTCTACCGGGAGGCGCGCTTCGAGGAGGCCGCGTCGGCGCTGGAGAGGCTCGCGGCCGAGGACATGGACGACGGGCCGACGAAAGCGCTGCTGGAGCGTTGTCGGAAGTATGCCGAGTCGCCACCGCCTGGCTTCGATGGCGTGGCGAGCCTGGACAAGTGA
- a CDS encoding ferritin-like domain-containing protein → MKKTTSDMGLNRTGIATSPIDSADIFQQAQERLPSSAGDGSLILEVRQQYARESDGLGSVPPPANLKGVAKTAVELLKGAKPTVFLDKLGERLAFERSGSRLYEGALAKLDVYGTWEGGPTREGLERILNDELAHFGLMSETLTKLGADPTAMTPCADLVAVTSMGLPAVMADPRTNLRQSLEALLVAELTDNASWELLIELARGLGHDTLADRFQLALDAEAEHLTLVRGWLASGITLEARAAPVEQAGAPV, encoded by the coding sequence ATGAAGAAGACGACCAGTGACATGGGGCTCAACCGCACGGGCATCGCCACGTCGCCCATCGACAGCGCGGACATCTTCCAACAGGCGCAGGAGCGACTGCCCAGCTCGGCGGGGGACGGCTCGCTGATTCTGGAGGTCCGTCAGCAGTACGCGCGCGAATCCGACGGCCTGGGCAGCGTGCCGCCACCGGCCAACCTCAAGGGCGTGGCCAAGACGGCGGTGGAGCTGCTCAAGGGCGCCAAGCCCACCGTGTTCCTCGACAAGCTGGGGGAGCGGCTCGCCTTCGAGCGCTCGGGCTCGCGGCTCTACGAGGGCGCGCTCGCCAAGCTCGACGTCTACGGCACGTGGGAGGGCGGCCCCACCCGCGAGGGCCTGGAGCGCATCCTCAACGACGAGCTGGCCCACTTCGGCCTCATGTCGGAGACGCTGACGAAGCTGGGCGCGGACCCCACCGCGATGACGCCGTGCGCGGACCTGGTGGCCGTCACGTCCATGGGCCTGCCCGCGGTGATGGCAGACCCGCGCACCAACCTGCGCCAGTCGCTGGAGGCGCTGCTGGTGGCGGAGCTGACGGACAACGCCAGCTGGGAGCTGCTCATCGAGCTGGCGCGCGGCCTGGGCCATGACACGCTGGCGGACCGCTTCCAGCTCGCGCTGGACGCGGAGGCCGAGCACCTGACGCTGGTGCGCGGCTGGCTCGCCTCGGGCATCACCCTGGAGGCGCGCGCCGCGCCCGTCGAGCAGGCCGGCGCTCCGGTCTGA
- a CDS encoding DUF924 family protein, producing MVSAEEVLDFWFGQPADPVRNPACIRPRAVWFQRDAAFDAECRERFLGAHERAAAGELDSWRNEARTCLALLLLLDQVPRNLFRGTPRAFATDAKARSVARHALARGLDVTLPSVWRWFMYLPFEHSEELYDQRLSVDLFELLTMHHSGSVETLDYARRHRDVIERFGRFPHRNDALGRASTPEEARFLQEPGSSF from the coding sequence ATGGTGAGTGCGGAGGAAGTCCTCGACTTCTGGTTCGGTCAGCCGGCGGACCCGGTTCGCAATCCAGCGTGCATCCGACCTCGGGCCGTCTGGTTCCAGCGCGACGCGGCCTTCGATGCGGAGTGCAGGGAGCGCTTCCTGGGAGCCCATGAGCGCGCGGCCGCGGGCGAGCTGGACTCCTGGCGCAACGAAGCCCGCACGTGCCTGGCGCTGTTGCTGCTGCTGGACCAGGTGCCCCGCAACCTCTTCCGGGGCACGCCGCGCGCGTTCGCCACGGATGCGAAGGCCCGCTCGGTGGCTCGCCACGCGCTGGCCCGGGGGCTGGACGTGACGCTGCCCTCGGTGTGGCGCTGGTTCATGTACCTGCCGTTCGAGCACAGCGAGGAGCTGTACGACCAGCGGCTGTCGGTGGACCTCTTCGAGCTCTTGACGATGCACCACTCCGGCAGCGTGGAGACGCTCGACTACGCGAGGAGGCACCGGGACGTCATCGAGCGCTTCGGGCGCTTCCCGCACCGCAACGACGCGCTGGGACGGGCCTCGACTCCCGAGGAAGCACGCTTCCTCCAGGAGCCGGGCTCGTCCTTCTGA
- a CDS encoding TspO/MBR family protein, which yields MHTSWEPSTRTVPGPVKRTALNPTLRTESVIALGAFSALTLGAAALGARHSTADTRWYRHLRKPPFQPPPSAFGPVWTALYALIAVSGWRVWTAPAGPSRSRALGWWGVQLGLNAAWSWLFFGRHQPRKALADNLALLGSIGAYIAATREVDRPAAWLVAPYLAWVGFANVLNGEIVRRNPSSGH from the coding sequence ATGCACACCTCGTGGGAGCCCTCGACGCGCACCGTGCCGGGGCCGGTCAAGCGCACCGCCCTCAACCCCACGCTGCGCACCGAGTCCGTCATCGCGCTGGGCGCGTTCAGCGCGCTCACGCTCGGCGCCGCCGCGCTGGGAGCCCGCCACAGCACCGCCGACACGCGCTGGTATCGCCACCTGCGCAAGCCGCCCTTCCAACCGCCGCCCTCCGCCTTCGGGCCGGTGTGGACCGCGCTCTATGCGCTCATCGCCGTCTCCGGCTGGCGCGTGTGGACGGCGCCGGCGGGGCCCTCGCGCTCCCGGGCGCTCGGCTGGTGGGGCGTGCAGCTGGGCCTCAACGCCGCGTGGTCCTGGCTCTTCTTCGGCAGGCACCAGCCCAGGAAGGCCCTGGCCGACAACCTGGCGCTCCTGGGCAGCATCGGGGCCTACATCGCCGCGACGCGGGAGGTGGACCGGCCCGCCGCGTGGCTGGTCGCGCCCTACCTGGCCTGGGTGGGCTTCGCCAACGTCCTCAATGGCGAAATCGTCCGGCGCAATCCCTCTTCCGGACACTGA
- a CDS encoding RNA polymerase sigma factor: MDSGPPSTPTLDNRWFSAFVRTHEAALRATALRLCGNAAEANDLLQDTYERGFRNLSRYRPGTDGRAWLLTILHHIFIDKCRSKTRERRADVSAEELEERIAAPEPEAAPAWASISTEQLREALTRIPEEFATVYRLHALEGMPYQDIAERLGIPKATVGTRLIRARRKLKELLMPGATGKAEAS, from the coding sequence GTGGATAGCGGGCCCCCCTCAACGCCGACCCTGGACAATCGCTGGTTCTCCGCCTTCGTCCGGACGCACGAGGCGGCGTTGCGCGCCACGGCGCTCCGGCTGTGCGGAAACGCGGCGGAGGCCAACGACCTGCTGCAGGACACCTACGAGCGCGGGTTTCGCAACCTGTCTCGCTACCGCCCCGGCACCGACGGGCGCGCGTGGCTGCTCACCATCCTCCACCACATCTTCATCGACAAGTGCCGCTCCAAGACGCGCGAGCGTCGGGCGGACGTGTCGGCGGAGGAGCTGGAGGAGCGCATCGCCGCGCCGGAGCCGGAGGCCGCCCCCGCGTGGGCCTCCATCAGCACGGAGCAGCTGCGCGAGGCCCTGACGCGGATTCCGGAGGAGTTCGCGACGGTGTACCGGCTCCACGCCCTGGAGGGGATGCCCTATCAGGACATCGCCGAGCGTCTGGGGATTCCCAAGGCGACGGTGGGCACGCGCCTCATCCGCGCGCGCCGCAAGCTGAAGGAGCTGTTGATGCCCGGCGCCACCGGCAAGGCGGAGGCGTCATGA
- a CDS encoding CHAT domain-containing protein — translation MSAPEPMDPHDLVHAFADGELSQEEAEQFREHLATCEACQEELDDILQLQALGNRLGVEEAREAPRDVAAPVQQPVASAPPRAFRPAWSRRKWVAAAALSGSLAAILVLVAVRSGPSNVRDDSTLLALAPTRSMEARLSWSGASAHRPYGVLRSGDERPRELVPLQVLAKLEAQGDLQGLAVGHLLRGEREQAADYLQRAPASPDVDSDKAVVAMTKGELESALVLLDGVLEKHPRHPQALWNRALVLRELGLDALAAEAFDTVVSLGEPGWAEEARERALVLRRQLEGRRGAWDSAQQAGRALALQGTAFPEDVARAVPGTARNWLNIALWTAPSAERVRELLPLARVLDARYGGDTVVASVERVAGLDFARRAPFAARFREVLEGTFDSASLEPLVKELSGSRDQDILLGVLPLAGGLPAHIDVYEQVARALGDSWLTLNAERERALAEYGKGDLAGAEARLLRAVAACEVAKADYRCGQLEHLLAHIYKDEHRLVEAREHALAGLGWARQTQEWTLQADLLLVLGDMARFRNAFALTRAYLGEQALRDRGCAADRHVHESLASLHVFALRPQAAREELEKAPVCDVPFFLNGAFVLADLARLDPKPGDVEKVREGLAKLDAAGWLRPGEKVMATHIQGRAVIGSDRAEGQRLLGQAIVSGELLGAADPVAAKARAYSYSSLILDAGSTGDWARALSLFAQEARVPAPERCSLGVEVHDERTLTAARGPTGELLGHQDASRRSPDFDVASLVPASVIAALKPCEHVSVFARYPVHGQAGLLPPDIAWSYHTGTQAQAPKVSAPRPLVVYDVDAPASLNLPRLRSWELSGGPSPRRVELTGAAATPSRLLAELAQATEVEIHAHGLVNLGVSDASLLVMAPEAGGRYALTAGQVRQQKLRGAPVVLLGACQAARTAPYLHAPWSLPVAFAEAGARAVIASPIDIPDAEAGPFFARVMERIRAGSTASLALRDERLRVLSTQPDSWVKTVVVFE, via the coding sequence ATGAGCGCCCCGGAGCCCATGGACCCGCACGACCTGGTGCACGCCTTCGCGGATGGCGAGCTGTCCCAGGAGGAGGCGGAGCAGTTCCGCGAGCACCTGGCCACGTGCGAGGCGTGCCAGGAGGAGCTCGACGACATCCTCCAGCTCCAGGCGCTGGGCAACCGGCTCGGGGTCGAGGAGGCTCGCGAGGCCCCGCGCGACGTCGCCGCACCCGTGCAGCAGCCCGTGGCGTCCGCGCCCCCGCGCGCGTTTCGTCCCGCGTGGAGCCGCCGCAAGTGGGTGGCCGCCGCCGCGCTGTCCGGCTCGCTGGCCGCCATCCTGGTGCTGGTGGCGGTGCGCTCGGGGCCGTCGAACGTCCGCGACGATTCGACGCTGCTGGCCCTGGCGCCCACGCGCTCCATGGAGGCGCGGCTGAGCTGGTCCGGTGCCAGCGCGCACCGTCCCTACGGCGTGCTGCGCTCCGGCGACGAGCGCCCGCGTGAGCTGGTGCCGCTGCAGGTGCTGGCGAAGCTGGAGGCGCAGGGGGACTTGCAGGGCCTCGCGGTGGGGCACCTCTTGCGAGGTGAGCGCGAGCAGGCGGCCGACTACCTCCAGCGCGCGCCCGCGTCGCCCGACGTGGACAGCGACAAGGCGGTGGTGGCGATGACGAAGGGCGAGCTCGAGTCCGCGCTCGTCCTGCTGGACGGTGTGCTGGAGAAGCACCCGCGTCACCCGCAGGCGTTGTGGAACCGCGCGCTCGTGCTGCGCGAGCTGGGCCTGGACGCGCTCGCGGCCGAGGCGTTCGACACCGTCGTCTCGCTGGGCGAGCCCGGCTGGGCGGAGGAGGCGCGGGAGCGCGCCCTCGTGCTGCGCCGTCAGCTGGAGGGGCGTCGCGGGGCGTGGGACTCCGCGCAGCAGGCCGGCCGCGCGCTCGCGCTGCAAGGCACCGCGTTCCCGGAGGACGTGGCGCGGGCGGTGCCGGGCACGGCGCGCAACTGGCTCAACATCGCGCTGTGGACCGCGCCCTCCGCCGAGCGGGTGCGTGAGCTGCTGCCGCTGGCGAGGGTGCTGGACGCGCGCTACGGCGGCGACACGGTGGTGGCCTCCGTGGAGCGCGTGGCGGGGCTGGACTTCGCGCGGCGCGCGCCGTTCGCGGCCCGCTTCCGCGAGGTGCTGGAGGGCACCTTCGACAGCGCCTCGCTCGAGCCGCTGGTGAAGGAGCTGTCCGGCTCGCGGGACCAGGACATCCTGCTGGGCGTGCTGCCGCTGGCGGGCGGGCTGCCGGCGCACATCGACGTGTACGAGCAGGTGGCGCGCGCGCTCGGTGACTCGTGGCTGACGCTCAACGCGGAGCGCGAGCGCGCGCTGGCCGAGTACGGCAAGGGTGACCTGGCCGGCGCGGAGGCTCGGCTCCTGCGCGCGGTGGCGGCGTGCGAGGTCGCGAAGGCGGACTACCGCTGCGGCCAGCTGGAGCACCTGCTGGCGCACATCTACAAGGACGAGCACCGGCTGGTGGAGGCGCGCGAGCACGCGCTGGCGGGCCTGGGCTGGGCGCGGCAGACGCAGGAGTGGACGCTGCAAGCGGACCTGCTGCTGGTGCTGGGCGACATGGCGCGCTTCCGCAACGCCTTCGCCCTGACGCGCGCGTACCTGGGCGAGCAGGCCCTGCGCGACAGGGGCTGCGCGGCCGACCGGCACGTGCACGAGAGCCTGGCGTCGCTGCACGTCTTCGCGCTGCGTCCCCAGGCCGCGCGCGAGGAGCTGGAGAAGGCCCCGGTGTGCGACGTGCCCTTCTTCCTCAACGGCGCGTTCGTGCTGGCGGACCTGGCGCGGTTGGACCCGAAGCCGGGCGACGTGGAGAAGGTGCGCGAGGGCCTGGCGAAGCTGGACGCCGCGGGCTGGCTGCGCCCCGGTGAGAAGGTCATGGCCACGCACATCCAGGGCCGCGCCGTCATCGGCTCGGACCGCGCGGAGGGCCAGCGGCTGCTCGGCCAGGCCATCGTCTCCGGTGAGCTGTTGGGCGCGGCGGACCCCGTCGCCGCCAAGGCGCGCGCGTACAGCTACTCCTCGCTCATCCTGGACGCGGGCTCCACCGGAGACTGGGCGCGGGCGCTGTCGCTCTTCGCTCAGGAGGCGCGTGTGCCGGCGCCCGAGCGCTGCTCCCTGGGCGTGGAGGTGCACGACGAGCGCACGTTGACGGCCGCGCGCGGCCCCACAGGTGAGCTGCTGGGTCACCAGGACGCGAGCCGCCGCTCGCCCGACTTCGACGTGGCCTCTCTGGTGCCCGCCTCCGTCATCGCCGCGCTCAAGCCCTGCGAGCACGTGAGCGTGTTCGCGCGCTACCCCGTGCACGGACAGGCGGGCCTGCTGCCGCCGGACATCGCGTGGAGCTACCACACGGGCACCCAGGCCCAGGCGCCGAAGGTCTCCGCGCCGCGCCCGCTGGTGGTCTACGACGTGGACGCGCCCGCGTCGCTGAACCTGCCCCGGCTGCGCAGCTGGGAGCTGTCCGGCGGGCCGTCTCCGCGCCGCGTGGAGCTGACGGGCGCGGCCGCCACGCCGTCGCGCCTGTTGGCGGAGCTGGCGCAGGCCACCGAGGTGGAGATCCACGCGCACGGCCTGGTGAACCTGGGCGTGTCGGACGCGTCGCTGCTGGTGATGGCGCCGGAGGCGGGTGGCCGCTACGCGCTCACCGCGGGCCAGGTGCGTCAGCAGAAGCTGCGGGGCGCGCCGGTGGTGCTGCTCGGCGCGTGTCAGGCGGCCCGGACGGCGCCGTACCTCCACGCGCCGTGGAGCCTCCCCGTCGCCTTCGCCGAGGCGGGCGCGCGCGCCGTCATCGCCTCACCCATCGACATCCCGGACGCCGAGGCCGGGCCCTTCTTCGCGCGGGTCATGGAGCGCATCCGCGCCGGTTCCACCGCCAGTCTCGCGCTCCGAGACGAAAGGCTGCGCGTGTTGTCCACGCAGCCCGACAGCTGGGTGAAGACGGTCGTCGTCTTCGAGTAG
- a CDS encoding PAS domain-containing sensor histidine kinase, with amino-acid sequence MAAANEELSAWLDAAVDPWVACDAHERVYLINRAAERLLGWTREDLQGHPVAELFPQRLHRHGDKSLVRYLLSRRQALGGRPTKVLARRHDGVEVLVELTVGTSGEGEDERIVLSLRRLHEVIDTLREPLEPPGDGGEVKRTSGDDLYRLVVENAPLGIFHYDTTPIITACNERLAAIVGTPKRVVVGLNLMSLRDERFMACVRETLAGHSADYVGDYSAVTSHKVTPVHIRFAPCYNDAGQVEGGVGLVEDASERRRAERQRDENLALLITLFETAPVALGFLDTHLRYVRVNERLARINGLPPEAHLGRTPLEVLGEGGRAATAMLQQVLDTGEPVVGQEVDTQAVGHPGPRRLLTGSCYPVRAPDGHLLGVGVLVEDITQRRLAEEERERLYREAREAIRVRDDFLSIASHELKTPLTPLSLRLATLERRLERGESVDPTTLRHARQHLLRMTGLINDLLDASRIEAGRLALHPQATRLDSLVEHVLQAMEAQRGGHELRYERPERDVQVFADPYRLEQVVTNLVENAFKYSPDGGVIHIKLETRGELALLSVKDPGIGIPEDQQKLLFERYFRARNVSSRSYGGLGLGLYISRDIVERHGGRIWVESQVGEGSTFHVALPLLTGAPSHPPAPQPERHVH; translated from the coding sequence ATGGCCGCAGCCAACGAGGAGCTCAGTGCCTGGCTGGACGCCGCGGTCGACCCGTGGGTCGCCTGCGATGCCCACGAGCGCGTGTACCTCATCAATCGCGCCGCGGAGCGCCTGCTCGGCTGGACGCGCGAGGACCTCCAGGGACACCCCGTGGCCGAGCTCTTCCCCCAGCGGCTCCATCGCCACGGCGACAAGAGCCTGGTGCGCTACCTGCTCTCGCGCAGGCAGGCGCTGGGAGGGCGGCCCACGAAGGTGCTCGCGCGACGACACGACGGCGTGGAGGTGCTCGTGGAGCTGACGGTGGGCACCTCCGGCGAAGGAGAGGACGAGCGCATCGTCCTCAGCCTCCGGCGCCTGCACGAGGTCATCGACACCCTCCGCGAGCCCCTGGAGCCGCCTGGTGATGGCGGTGAGGTGAAGCGGACCAGCGGCGACGACCTCTATCGTCTCGTCGTCGAGAACGCGCCGCTGGGCATCTTCCACTACGACACCACGCCCATCATCACCGCCTGCAACGAGCGGCTGGCCGCCATCGTCGGCACGCCCAAGCGCGTGGTGGTGGGGCTCAACCTCATGTCCCTGCGCGACGAGCGCTTCATGGCCTGCGTGCGCGAGACGCTCGCGGGCCACAGCGCGGACTACGTGGGGGACTACTCCGCGGTGACCAGCCACAAGGTGACGCCCGTCCATATCCGCTTCGCGCCCTGCTACAACGACGCGGGCCAGGTGGAGGGCGGCGTGGGGCTGGTCGAGGACGCTTCCGAGCGCCGCCGCGCCGAGCGCCAGCGCGACGAGAACCTGGCCCTGCTCATCACCCTGTTCGAGACCGCGCCCGTGGCCCTGGGCTTCCTCGACACGCACCTGCGCTACGTGCGCGTCAACGAGCGGCTGGCGCGCATCAACGGCCTGCCCCCGGAGGCCCACCTGGGGCGCACGCCCCTCGAGGTGCTGGGTGAGGGCGGCCGCGCCGCGACGGCCATGCTGCAACAGGTATTGGACACCGGCGAGCCCGTGGTGGGCCAGGAGGTGGACACCCAGGCCGTGGGCCATCCCGGCCCCCGCCGACTGCTCACGGGGAGCTGCTACCCGGTGCGCGCGCCGGACGGACACCTGTTGGGCGTGGGCGTGCTCGTGGAGGACATCACCCAGCGCAGGCTCGCCGAGGAGGAGCGAGAGCGGCTCTATCGCGAGGCGCGTGAGGCCATCCGCGTGCGCGACGACTTCCTGTCCATCGCCTCGCACGAGCTGAAGACGCCGCTGACACCGCTGAGCCTCCGGCTGGCCACGCTGGAGCGCAGGCTGGAGCGCGGGGAGAGCGTGGACCCCACCACCCTGCGCCACGCGCGCCAGCACCTGTTGCGCATGACGGGGCTCATCAACGACCTGCTGGACGCGTCCCGCATCGAGGCGGGCCGGCTGGCGCTGCATCCCCAGGCCACGCGCCTGGACAGCCTGGTGGAGCACGTGCTGCAGGCGATGGAGGCGCAGCGCGGCGGACACGAGCTGCGCTACGAGCGGCCCGAGCGCGACGTGCAGGTGTTCGCGGACCCGTACCGGCTGGAGCAGGTGGTCACCAACCTGGTGGAGAACGCCTTCAAGTACAGCCCCGACGGTGGTGTCATCCACATCAAGCTGGAGACGCGCGGAGAGCTGGCGCTCTTGTCGGTGAAGGACCCGGGCATCGGCATCCCCGAGGACCAGCAGAAGCTGCTCTTCGAGCGCTACTTCCGCGCGCGCAACGTGTCCTCGCGCTCGTATGGCGGGCTGGGCCTGGGCCTGTACATCAGCCGCGACATCGTCGAGCGCCACGGCGGCCGCATCTGGGTGGAGAGCCAGGTGGGAGAAGGCTCCACCTTCCATGTCGCCCTACCGCTGTTGACGGGAGCCCCCTCTCACCCGCCCGCTCCCCAGCCGGAGCGCCACGTCCACTGA